GCTTCAGAACTGGTGCACTGGTTTCTGTTATTTAATTGAACTGATGCACTGGTTGAATAAACAAATGCAACCATTCAGCAaaagacacactgattcatggaaAGATATGATTGTtcatgaaaggatgaaatctttgatgaacagacatgaatttaTAACAAAGGTGCAACCTTTGGAGTGAATCATTGCCTCTTTTCTAAAGAGGCATCAtttttggctataaataacctgATTTTCATCCACAGGTTAGAGATAGAAAAcatagaaattttcagattacaaaacattcttcttgtcttaaaaatactctaagtgtgatcattcaaaccgtgagtgtgttcgaagaattcGCCTATTTGAGATACCGCTATGgtcggattgaaggtcattttatcttgggaggaagattccataacttcgggtacagtgaggagaattattctttaaggaaagtccgtgaattcggacgacttggccttaatcatttctgtttcatttttattttctaaaaaataaatacacctcttgaaaaggtctttttgatcttatattgaagatatttaatacttaattgtgttcttgttcatacttaaACTCAAGTTAAAATTATTATTCTGTTACACAGATTCTACATATCCATATTGTGGAAAATAACACACGCTAGAGGCCAAGGGTCTATTTATGTAACTTAAAACACACTCGAGAATTTAGTGTATGCATTGAGATTGAGAAAATGCTTAGGTAGGTGTTATCAGATGCTTTTAACATGTGATTTTACTACTTCCTAGGCGACCTTGGAATCTTTTATTGGTTTTTGTTAGCTGAAATTAATGATGTACTAATATAATTCCTCCGTTtcataaattattgaattttagcacatatattaagaaaaaaatattaataatataaatttaacataattttttatttttacctaaaaaaaaaaaaattgaccttgtaatatcttttcaaaagttaattggttgtcaaatgaTAAgagcaaatttgaaaaaaaattcaatgatgcacttattttgaaacaccaataaataccccaacaattcacttattcggAAATAaagggaatatatatatatatatatgcttttaATATGTGATTTTACTACTTCCTAGGCGACCTTGGAATCTTTTATTGGTTTTTGTTAGGTGAAATTAATGCtgtactaatatatatatatatatatatgagctgACACTTTTGTTCCATGTTTCGATGAGCTATAAACAATGTCTCAAAAAATAACATGCAAATTTTTCCTCAGTCGCAATATGGCATATCGAAAGTCGTAGAGGTTCACGAACAAGTCAGATGCGGAATTAGAAGGTTACCAACCCGTTCGGCGGAATTCAGAGACTTTCGTTCAAATGTCGCATTTTTATTAAGAACATTAAGTatgtaaaaaaaacaaaaaaatttagagCCCAATTACCAACACCTAATGTTATTACAATAACAGCATACACAGTGTAATCCTGCAAATAAGATCTGGAGAGGATAGAGTGCACACAAGCCTAACCTCTTAATTGTAAGATAGAAATATTGTTTCCTATAGATCCTCAGCTCAAGTGAAGGTATATCAAACTAGGTAAGAATATAAAGCAGAAAGAGTAGTACCAATAACAAATACTATGATAACTAAAGCAAAGTATAACACCTAATGTTGTAAATCCTAGAATTTAAAACTCATAAAGTTCAAATTTTAACTCTACCTCTAAGTATTTTGCGTGGCATTTCTAGTCTACGGCCCTACTGCATTCTGTTTTCTCCTTCTCTCTCTGCTTTATGAATAACATTCATCACCTACTGATGGTTTACCAAAAAAGGCAATAGCTTGTGACAAATACGATCAATTATTTCATAGTGCTGATGAGAATAAAGCTGTCACACATCCAAAATAACAGGGTACTGAAATGCACATAGTAGCAGAATACATCTCAACCTAATTTATTCATCAACAAGGACTAATAAAACTTACAACCCCCAGTCCGAAGAGTCAAAGTTTGTGCACAATTATCTGTGCACCATATTGAGGCCTCATAATGAGTGTGAGCAGAGGGGCATGAGTGTAAGAAGGAGAGAGCTCAAACCAAAAGCGTTGCAGAATTTGAGATAAAATCAGCTTTGCTTCCATCATGCCAAAGTTCAAACCGATGCACATCCGAGGACCCCAACCGAAGGGAAAATACATTTGATCTTTTGCTGCTTTTGATACCCCTTCGGAGAACCTCTCAGGATTGAACACTAGTGCATCTTCACCCCATACTTCGGGATCGCGATGAACCAAGTGAGTGGGCACGCACACCTGTACTCCTGCTGGAATTGTCATGTCTCCCAATTTGATGTTCTTTGATGTGCTTCGAATCAGAAATATTGCGGGGTATAATCTCAATACCTCTTGGAAGATCATGTTAATCTAGTAGCGCAACAGGGAATAAGATATCATTAGAAGATGTCATGTCTTCCATTATTCCTTTAGTTTGTTTCAAAAAGACGGACACCCTTCTAATTTGGAAAAAATTAACTCGATCTACTCTTCACATTTTACCCTAATGAGAAACTTTTATGACCGACAAAAGGtcataagttttttttaaaaaatgttatagCCACACAAATGTTAAAGACATATTTAAATGCACAAAAGTATCGAAATTCATGCCATAAGTTACTTTCTAAACTCTATATCAATTGTATCATTTAAATTGAGCCGGGGGGAGTACTTACTATTTTTAGTTGATTCAAGTCATCAAACTTTGGTTTGTTTTTCCCAATGAATTGAAACACTTCATTCCTAGCTTTGTCTTGCCACTCAGGGTGCATGCTCAAGACCACCATAGTCCAAGAAAGCAGAGCTGTGGTTGTATCTTGTCCTGCAAAGTAGAACTCCTTACATTCTTCAATCACATCATCGGTTGATAGTCCACTTCCTCTGCCTGCTTTAGACTTGTTCTCTCCATTTCTTGCTTTTAGGAGTAAGCCTAAAATATCATCATCGTCCGACTCTCCTCTTCGTACTGCATCTTCACGCTTCTCTATTATTCCTCTTACCAATGATATAACTTTCTTGTGGATGTACTTCGCTTTTCTGTTTGATGCTGTTGGAAGAAACCTGTTTAAAATCAAACATGTTATGATACGAGGATCCATGAATAATAGAATAGTCTCCAAACGTTGAAGTACAACCGTGTTtccaaaaaagataatttttgtaGGATCAGATAAACGTAGTGGTAACTTTGAATAGTCCGGGCGATGTAGAAAATAGTACATTCTGTTACTTCCTCCATTCCAATTTAtgtaacttgacacaaaattctaaaaaaagaaCGAAAGACTTTTGAAATTTGTTGCTCTGAATGTATCATAATATTTTGTGCGACTAACACTTTAGAACTTGTGATTTTAAACATTATATAACATTTATGTGGTTACCAAAGCTTCTCATTTAGGGGAAAATGGGgagttcaaaaattttcaaatacaaagTATTATATAAATTGAAACGGGGGAGTAAATATTTCATATACACGAGTTCAAGAATGCACCTTAGGGAGGGAAAGAAAAGGGTGAATGGAGAAGCCAAAATAAGCTCGCACTGCTCCTTTTGAAGTAGGAAAATGGACCTTCCTTCTTCAATATTGCTACCAAATGCAGCTCTTGATATGACATCTCCACCTAAGTTTAGAAACTCGTCTAACACATCCAACTCACAGCTTCCTGTTTTGCCAACCAATTCCTCCCATCTATTTATCATTTCGTCACAACACACACTAAATGCTGGGAACATCCTCTGCAACACAAACATAAATATTAGTACTAAAAATTTAGTTTAATGTACTATGCCATTTTGGAGGTCGGATGGGATAGACAAGAATTTTCCATGAGTTAAGATATTTCATGACACTGTTTTATTTCACCTTTTAGCCGTCATCGTTATCTcacaaatcaaacaaatatatacatatgcattcatgTCATGACTAATAACAAGTTAATCTTCATAATAAAATAACACTTTCTCCGTCAGTCGAACAATGTTTCAAGAATTGGGATGAAGTACTCACTCCACTTTATTAAATTTAGCTTTTCGAAACATAATTAAAAAGGtaaatctaataaaaaaaatatttttcttaagggagtatcaaatcaacaaaattgaTCAAGTGAAATGAGATGAAGGAAGCAATAACTTATCTTTATCATAGGTTAAATTAATGAAGTAGTTAGTGTCTACTTTAATATCCAACCAAGAAATTAAGACCATAGTACTGATTAATACCTTTAGCTTCTCTACATGAAAGGCAGGGTTCAGTATCTTTCTGTGGCTGTCCCACTTTTCACCATCGTAACTGGCAAGTCCAGTAACAAATAAGTGGATGAAAGCATTGGCTTCAGGCTTGTGGAATTCATTATATCTGTTCAACACTTCTCTAATTAACTTTGGATCTGTAACTGTCACGCGAGGTGTTGGTCCAACCCACAACACAAATATTTTCTCTGCATCATATCATGACTTTAGTTGGTAAGTTCATTACATTGAAATAGTGTATAACATGTTAAAATACACTAAACCTATTAAAATACTGAAACACTCATTTCTGGGAAAAGATACTTTTCATATTAAGTGAAacacagcaacaacaacaacaacaagtctAACCCTAAGTCACTAGTACGAATAACAAAACAAAGCACTTCTAACTATTAGCATGGACTCACCCCTTCGTACTAACCTTCTAACCTAACAGGTTGAAATACactattagaaaaaatagtatgGAGAAAGCGTTAAGAAATTGGAACTTACTGTACGTGTTAGAAAGTTGCTGAAGAAGAGGATTAACCCAAGGAATGATATCATGATTTAACAAGGGTTGTTTCTTTGCTTCTTTAGACATTTTCATCATCTCTTTAAGGTTCCCAAACAACACCTTGTAGGGATAGCCATGGATACCTTCCTCCTCCAACTTCTTTTCTATCATCTTTGGCCACCACCATACTGTGTACAATACTTTCCCAAATAAAAAGGCCACCAAAATCCCAATTGTTGCACCAATTAGCATTGCAGCTGCCATAAACTAAATAGTGAAACTATTTCTCTTGAGAGCAGAGCAAAGTAAAGAAAAGAACACTGATGGATACTTGAGGACAAGTGTATATTAAAACTTGAACACcatagaaaaacaaagaaaaatattagtcGAATCTATTGTATACATATTAAAATATGCTAGCCACGTTGCTGTACAGAAGCTGACAATTATTGGGGACTGATTcttctaataataataaaaattaaaaaatggaatGCTCATATCGAAATTTTAAATTTCAGAGCGCAATAACACGTGGAACTACCAGAATTAGGGTGTTAATGGTACGATTGATCCgttatttcaaaaaatatctcatttgaacataaaaacataatttttttttaaattaaatataaaactaaaattaaaattaaagttatgttTGTTCAtgaataaattaaagttatttttaaaattttatgaaaaaaatagaagtaaaaaaaataaaaataatttattaataaaaaagaataaaaatatatcatgtggatTAAATTTTAATGGCTAGACACACCTAATGAGTTTGTAAGCATATATTTGATTTTCAAAATGTGTATCTCAAATTAATAAGTGATACTTTATGTGTGTTTctcaaattataaattatagtttAGATGTGTTTTCAAACTAAAAGTGatgttagttatattttttacaCTTTCATTGATTtaaatgtaaaaagaaaaaagaaaaaaaattaaatatatttttaatacttaaatctaaaatttatacAGTACAtatgtttttgattattttattttgtgtactAGATTATTTACCATTGTCAGCAATCTCCAAACTTCTTACTTTATACTTTCACTCAATAATTATAAAATGTTTGAATAGCTATAAAAATTATCccaataattattataatattttaagaaattgTGTAAGTTATTAAACAATTGAATAATTATTGGGATAATGCGGTTGTTCGATAATTGCGTGTAATTATTTGAAAGACTTAACTCCTTCCAACTTAATTAATATTATGAAATTTTCACTTataacttttaattaattaatgacTTAAAAGACATTCTCaccttattttttttggtaaaaccTCTCtgtgtaattttattatttaaaaaactaTGAATCAACAATAGAGATTcacctcattattttattttacagtaCTGTCAACTCCTTTTACAATTTTCTAGAGTTTAACGCCCCCGCCCCCCCTTCCCTCCTCTCCATCTACTATTCCTGTTACTCCGTATAAACTGGCGCATTTCTTAAgttgtaataaataaaataataattttattatagcattatttagataaaataaatttaatattttataaactaattatagttaaaaataaaagtaaatggaAGTTAAGTGGTAATTActtcttaaattttaatttagacATACtgaaaattgatatttatttttagtatagagtatagtgaacaaataaaaatgaataagtgAGAGGTTAAGTCATTGAGACGGGTCATTTTAattgataaataacataaatttcaccattttgaaacataatactttttctcctttctttcaattaaaaattCTCTCCCTGATTTTAGTTATTCTTATACATTACTATTTATGTATctaaactaatttatttaattataattaaggaaataaaatatctGCATTGAATACAAACgctattaaatttatatttatgaaattgtgatTAATGGATCTCTTAATTTCAATAAcagttttttaatttcaaaattttgaaacgCCAAAATAATTTCAATGAATAGAAGTAGAGATTGAGGAATTTCGGGTTGATTTCGACAATTGCATCCGAATTGCATCCCCTGTAATACTATACATTACAAATCAATATTAGCATAATATGCAATAAAActtgaataaaaattttcaaaacttgaaaatataaaataatgcttaatattcatgcctaatattcttttatatacaaaaaaatactaTGTATATAGGCTAAAATAAAAATACCTCACCTTCTCTAACAGAGCCATATACATAATCGTGTTACGTATAACACTATTaatgcataacatatacataactttaAAATGTATATGTTCTGAAAATACAACAGTCCAAAAGTGTTTGTTTCAACACATATACATAACAGAATTATGTATATGGATTGATATACATAACTGTGTTATGTATGACACTAACGCATCATATATACATAACCTTGTAATGTATATgttctaaaataaataacttatcaGTGTTTGTTTAAccatatatacataacaaatttaCCTATATgagttcatatacataacaatgttATGTGTATAACATGAAGTAACAACAAATATCATACATATGTTTATGATGTGACACAAAatctctcaacaatttcaaatttaCATACCGTTTttgtctttctctttttctttttccctctttttttcttttagctaCATAATGTTGACACATAACTTTTACCCTTcataactaagtttaatttcgagtttctacgattttcaaataaaagtacaatatttatttcatccgaataaaaactTCCCAAAGTATTTACCTGgataaatttgttattttaaatgATGAtcatatattatcgtattcaattataagaaattacataattttgttacttaaatatttattttacgggatattgaattttaatcaaggattatCTTGAAACTAAATCTAActgattaaaattttgatttaaacgTAATTTGTTCTTGCAaacaatttatttgaaaaaatatttatttgattttattaaaacaaGAAATTCAGGGTTAATTTGTCACTTAATTCGTGTCAGATTGTGATTCAATTTAACCAACTAATTAAATTTGACCTCAATTGATATTAAATTGGGCCCTATTATAATGCAGTTGACCAATTGGTATTCAATTTGGatggaatttaaataaatttgcCTAAATTGTAATCCAATCTTAATTCCCAAAATAATTCAATTCCATCACATTGTTCCCTTTTCCAAGAAATAGTTATACAATCAGCCTAATGATTATACAATCAACCCATCAGCCTAAATCAACCTTGATACACAACTAAAGGGATATGTTATATTGGTACAAATCATTTTGTGACCTCTCATGGATACTTGTTGACTAAAAGTTCTTAAAAGTTGCAAAGAGAGGGGTAAGATGGGTTTTATGAATCTTCTCTTCAATCTTTGTCATGTTGATGTCTGGAATTACCTAAATGGAATTTAATTCAACATTCATCATGTGGTTTCGAAGTTGCTTTCAATCCTCATCTTAAAAGAATCAACCtttatccttatttttctttGACAATAGTTTGTTCTCATCTCGAAGAAATTTAAGTGGTGTTTAGAGATTCATGGGTAGAAAATCTTTTACTATTGTACTTTTTAGTCACCACAATAGGAGATTAGAACACTTTGTCTAAAGGTTAAGAATCATTGTGATGCCTTAAACGATTCTTCCTCTCTTTACTTCTAAAGTATAATATGATGTAAGAGttatcctcatcttttcttttAAGTGATATGTTTCACTAATCACTCAACTAGATTTTATATGATACATCAGTATCAAAATAGTGACTTCCAAAGGTCTGAACTTTCTAAAAATTTTGTTCTTGtgtctattttttttgttctttattttcatGAACTTTCTTTTTTTGCTTAATTGACCTCCTCTTTAGCTAGAATTTGTCCATGAGATAATAATGTTTACTTTGGCTGATTGAAGTTAAATTTTGCAGCTTTTCTTTTGAACATTCTGCATATTTTAGAATGAAGTATTTGATTgatcaaaatttgagattttgtcTAAACTTTTCATTTATCGTCTCTTATGGTCTCCTTGTTTAATTCTTATATATGTGTTTGGTTCATGTTTCTTTGTCAgttagattatttatttttgcaaACACATATTAATTCCCTCgttcttttctttgcatgaaccctCTTGGGAGTCCAAATAAACTCTTTTTCCTTGCATTATGCAATGGGCCGTTAAGGTCCATCCTTTTAGAagactttaaaagatgaatcacTAGGATAAAACATGAAGCACAAAATGTGAGAAGATGGAAGCAGAAAAGCGGGTTAAAATCCATATATGAAGATGTTAAGAAACTTAACAAGTCTCTATTTTTATTCATGTATTTTTATATGTTCgttcattcatttatttggggcctCGAAGTCAAAGTTATAAATTAATACAGATAAAGTCGATTATGGGCCAAAAGGtccaaaaaatagtttaggataggttatAGGTCAAAAGCCCGATATATAGATCAAGACAGATGCAGGTGGGCCAAAACCCCAATTAAATTAGGACAGGGATGATACGTTTGGGCTTATGAGCCTAAGTCTTCTATTTCTCCCCTTTCCCTTTACGTGCTTATTTGCTATCTTATTTGCATTAGAATTAGTTAAATTTCctactaagtcgtcaaaatttatACAAGTTCCTTttctaaaatcactttcttttcaaaaaaccaacttctctttttcaaagttagtcaaagataGTTTTCAAATAAtccagataaccgcaagttagcggacattttaggtgccttaaaaacttTCCTTAAATGTTGGTAAAAACCTCTTACTCGAAATTTTCTTAAAGGCCTAAGTCTTTGTTCTGTTTTGAGACTTAGAATTTATcttaaaagttttcttaatttcttttcaaatacaTTACGTGGCGACTCTAtaatttcttagattgttttgaaattttttaaaaagttttgaaatagttaaaaaaattcaaaatcaatgtttTTCAACCCTTtgagttaaaaagggataaaacagaaatgacgactctactaaaaattttaattgggttctaaccaaatgtttgaattTATCTTTTGACTTAACTGTTTACGTGCTTATATGTTTCAATTCTGCATAATTTAAACTATTGCATTTCATGGCATACTCCTGCatgattattaaactattttgggatttcgtggatgtcccggcaCCAGTTGATCAACTCCAAattaagtgttgaaaatatgatAGTTTATCGGCACATTAGGCGGTCGGAgactgttcgtattttcaaatcCAAGTTGTCCGCTTGGGAATCTGtgtccaaacccactctagacacctagaatagagaaaaatcaaaatcctcttttaggcatgagccttggacgacccaatacccgaggggctgttgggcccattagaaaacttgttCTGTGTCCATTGACCTCGAGTCAATTAAAAACGAAGCATATTTATgtattgaagaaatatatgttatttaatccaATTCATTATTCTTTGGGATATGGGGAAGGGATTTTTCTGCTTACTTTTATGTAAGGATGCTTTAATCATCCAccaattgagaaaaaaattaaagcgaGCCAGACAAGAGATTGATCAATTTGGACAATTACATGATTTTTCAGACTAATGATGTATGAGTATAGAGCACATTTATACAGGAATCGCTTGATCATCAACAGATGTCACCTATGATAAGAAATGAACAAAGTCAGGAGGGCAAAGGTCGATAGAAGAGCATTTAGGAACTAGTATTTCCTATACTCTGCGCGGGACGTTGTtcttttctcatgttattttttcCTTTCCCAAAAGATTGTATctttttgtgcaacttttgtaaGCATTTATGCCCTTTATGTGTATAGatttgggggataatggattggttttagGAAGCTTATATTTCCTTCAAAATTTGCTAGGCCAACCCTTGGCTTAAAAGGATAACCCCAACTAGGATATATGTTTATTATGTGATATAACTgctttatgtgtttatatgcatTTGTTTAAATCAAAGACAAATTATTTCACTATGCTCCCGTGGATCAGTTTGCCTATGAGGCAAACACCTCTGTGGTTACTTCTTGTTAAATATCTTCTATTATTTATCATATATGggaactaacacatctgcctttaagttattttactttacagataacagaaaactactccgtgttgaaacAAACTGGCAGAACATTCTTACTTCACCCGGccaaaagttcataaaatctcatcctctaaccatcattcaaaaatgaatGAAAGCGACGAAGATAATGCgttgaccatcagggacaataTAATAGCAAAACAAAGTGAGATAATTGCTGAACTcgtgagaaaattaaaaatgctTCAAGAGGAGATGAACCGTACTAGAGATTTGGTTAATTTGGCCATCATAGTTAATGCTCCCACCCAGAATGAcatgggactccactccaaattcctCCCCTCGGTACACCTATTCTTAGGAACTatccaaataacatatcgtcCACCTCCACTTCTCAATTACCCACGGATCCTATAATCAATAATCCTTCAATTCTTGTTATCCAAAACATTAATCGAGAAAATAATCCAGATGCCTACCATACACAAAATCCATCCTTAACCCCACAAAACCCGCTCCTAAGTCCACAAAATCTGTCTCCAAATACACAAAATTTATttccaaatccataaaattccTATCAGATTTCACCAAACTACTCTCAAATTTCACAAAATGCTCTCAATTTCTAAAACGCCCTCCCCACCTACCATCCAACCTCCTTCCATCCTCAAAATTAAGCTACCCTTACAAATCCTTCTCATGTTATCTTATCTCCTGACATCTACAATCCTTTTCTCAATCCCGAGGTAGATCATTATGAGGAGAAGGAAAATGATTGGAGGACTGAGCATAAAAAGAAGTTGCTGGCCATGCATGAAGAGATTATGAGGATAAAAAAATCTCATGGGGCAGGTGATAATGATGTTTTGGGGTACGATGATCTGTGTGTGCATCCCAGAGTATATCTACCAGAAAgatacaaggtccctaaatttAAAGTGTTCAACGGTATCGAAAATCCAATAGCCCATCTAAGAAGGCATTGTGATCAAATGATTAGAGTGGGAAGaaatgaggcattattgatgCACTTATTCAGCTAAAGCTTAAGCGGTGAAGCCTTATATTATCTCATGTCTCAAGAATTGAAAATATAGTCTAGCTGGAGAGCGCTGGCTAAAAGTTTTCTCGATAGATTTGTATTTAATGTTGAGATAGTCCCTGACCGATACGCACTAGACCAAATCAAGCAGAAGAATGATGAGTGTTTCTGAGACTATGCCTTTCGTTGGAGAAAAGAAGTTGCTAAAGTATAACCCCTCATGTCTGAGGAGGAAATGGTATCGGTTTCTCTTGCGCTCGGGAGGGAGAATCTTATACAGGATGGTATCTGCGGTCCGAGCAACTTTCATAGATTTGATAAAGATCGGGGAGTCGTTAGACTAAGGCATCCGAATgggaaaaattatcaaaatcccaacatcatctgaatcttctgcgttctcaaagaagaaaagagagcaTGTGATTGCAGTCTTTactaattttattgataaattaaagaagaaatttgAGCCTAAGAATATTCTTTCCTCTCTACCATCAC
The Capsicum annuum cultivar UCD-10X-F1 chromosome 6, UCD10Xv1.1, whole genome shotgun sequence DNA segment above includes these coding regions:
- the LOC107872905 gene encoding cytochrome P450 CYP72A219 produces the protein MAAAMLIGATIGILVAFLFGKVLYTVWWWPKMIEKKLEEEGIHGYPYKVLFGNLKEMMKMSKEAKKQPLLNHDIIPWVNPLLQQLSNTYKKIFVLWVGPTPRVTVTDPKLIREVLNRYNEFHKPEANAFIHLFVTGLASYDGEKWDSHRKILNPAFHVEKLKRMFPAFSVCCDEMINRWEELVGKTGSCELDVLDEFLNLGGDVISRAAFGSNIEEGRSIFLLQKEQCELILASPFTLFFPSLRFLPTASNRKAKYIHKKVISLVRGIIEKREDAVRRGESDDDDILGLLLKARNGENKSKAGRGSGLSTDDVIEECKEFYFAGQDTTTALLSWTMVVLSMHPEWQDKARNEVFQFIGKNKPKFDDLNQLKIINMIFQEVLRLYPAIFLIRSTSKNIKLGDMTIPAGVQVCVPTHLVHRDPEVWGEDALVFNPERFSEGVSKAAKDQMYFPFGWGPRMCIGLNFGMMEAKLILSQILQRFWFELSPSYTHAPLLTLIMRPQYGAQIIVHKL